Proteins encoded by one window of Myxococcota bacterium:
- a CDS encoding helix-turn-helix domain-containing protein, producing MSDSTNSERARSAATAHGELSREKILAAAIALFSERGYAGTSVADVCERAGVVKTALYWHFESKEGLLDAALARVAEAWIEQIRANVEEAAGVEERCDRFMAGLRWLVTERSETLMLILGAILERAQVNETTRANLHELFSSARGAIVEVVRETLGRDVPDCDLIAETVLSFVHGIALCQRLADEPEQLERRFAYLKRLFMLAVFQAATNSGGNP from the coding sequence ATGTCGGACTCAACGAACAGCGAACGCGCGCGATCGGCGGCCACCGCCCACGGCGAGCTGTCGCGCGAGAAGATCCTCGCGGCGGCGATCGCGCTCTTCTCCGAGCGCGGCTACGCCGGCACCTCCGTCGCCGACGTGTGCGAGCGCGCCGGGGTCGTGAAGACGGCGCTCTACTGGCACTTCGAGAGCAAGGAAGGCCTGCTCGACGCCGCGCTGGCCCGGGTGGCCGAGGCGTGGATCGAGCAGATCCGCGCCAACGTCGAGGAGGCCGCCGGGGTCGAGGAGCGCTGCGACCGCTTCATGGCGGGGCTGCGCTGGCTCGTGACCGAGCGCAGCGAGACCTTGATGCTGATCCTGGGCGCGATCCTCGAGCGCGCGCAGGTCAACGAGACCACGCGCGCCAACCTGCACGAGCTGTTCTCGAGCGCGCGCGGCGCGATCGTCGAGGTCGTGCGCGAGACACTCGGCCGCGACGTGCCCGACTGCGACCTGATCGCCGAGACCGTGCTCTCGTTCGTGCACGGCATCGCGCTGTGCCAGCGGCTGGCCGACGAGCCCGAGCAGCTCGAGCGGCGCTTTGCCTACCTGAAACGACTCTTCATGCTCGCGGTGTTCCAGGCCGCGACGAATTCCGGAGGAAACCCATGA
- a CDS encoding glutaredoxin family protein, which yields MTRRSLALLALLAPLWACSPPSQDGAVVPVGSPEDGAPVTPKPARERAPATPARRSGTLKADGGYYQYVDESGRVRFATSLDQVPERQRSTAGHITVEASASRAVRRASVAPDDGPRGKTTHAPVVMYSTQSCGYCRRARAYFDQIGQEYVDKDVENDDDAREEFLGLTHGNTGVPVIVIGGKMIQGWSQPRVEQMLAASR from the coding sequence ATGACTCGTCGCTCGCTGGCGCTCCTGGCCCTGCTGGCGCCCCTCTGGGCCTGCTCGCCGCCGTCGCAGGACGGCGCCGTGGTGCCCGTGGGCTCCCCGGAAGACGGGGCTCCGGTGACTCCCAAGCCCGCTCGGGAGCGCGCCCCGGCAACGCCTGCGCGCCGGTCCGGCACCTTGAAGGCCGACGGCGGCTACTACCAGTACGTGGACGAGTCGGGCCGCGTGCGCTTCGCGACCTCGCTCGACCAGGTGCCCGAGCGGCAGCGCTCGACCGCCGGTCACATCACCGTCGAGGCCTCGGCCTCGCGGGCCGTGCGCCGCGCTTCGGTCGCCCCCGACGACGGCCCGCGCGGAAAGACCACCCACGCCCCGGTCGTCATGTACTCGACGCAGAGCTGCGGCTACTGCCGCAGGGCGCGCGCGTACTTCGACCAAATCGGCCAGGAGTACGTGGACAAGGACGTCGAGAACGACGACGACGCGCGCGAGGAGTTCCTGGGCCTGACCCACGGGAACACCGGCGTGCCGGTGATCGTGATCGGCGGGAAGATGATCCAGGGCTGGAGCCAGCCCCGGGTCGAGCAGATGCTGGCCGCCTCGCGCTGA